The region CATGACCGCAAAAGCGAAGATCTTGCGCCCGGAAGAAAGCGCCGACGGATCAGTGGACACGGCCAACGGGCTTTCTCATCGCCCAGCCTCTTTCTCAAGCGTCCGCGAGGTTCGCGTGTCTATCTCGGCGGTCACCGAAAGGCCTGGACGTAAACGCCCGAGGACAGACCCCTCGCCATCGAGCCGGATGCGAATCGGAACGCGCTGCGCGATCTTGGTGAAGTTACCGGTCGCGTTTTCTGGCGGCAAGATACTGAACTGCGCGCCAGTTGCCTGCGCCAGGATTTCGACATGCCCGGCAAAGAGGTCTCCGGCAAAACGTCGGCGAAGATCTGCACTCTCTGACTCGGTGAAATGCGAGCGATCTGGCTTTCCTTGAAATTCGCATCCATCCAGAGGCCACGTGCTGGAACCAGCGACAGGATCTGCGCCCCTGCCGTTGCATAGGCACCAGTGCGCCCGCTGCGATTGCCGATGAAACCATCGACCGGCGCCCGCACTTCCGTGTAGCTAAGGTTCAGACGTGCAAGTTCACGCTCGGCCGCAGCCTGCCGCAACCCTGCCTCTACCTGACTTTTTGCGTGTCTATGACATTGATCTGCCGCAGTGCCGCCTGTAGGACGGCGCGCGCCTTTGCCTCGGCGGCAACAGCTTTCTTCGCCTCCGCATCCGCCTTCTCGAAGTTTTGGATGGAGCCAGCTGCGGAGGCCGCGAGTTGACGGTAGCGCACCTGGTCGCTTTGCGCCCGCGCAGTTTCAGCCACACAGGCTCAATGCTCGCACGCGCCTCGGCAATAAGGGCGTCCTGGAGGGAACGCATGGATTCGAGATTGGCAAGCTGCGCCTCCTGCATGCCAACTGCCGCTTCAGCCTTGGCAAGAGCTGTGCGATAATCGCGACTATCGAGCCGGAACAAAAGATCCCCGGCGTGCACCGGCTGATTGTCGGCCACCGCTATGTTTTCGATGAAGCCCGGGACCTTGGCAGCGATCGGGGTGATGTCGGCGCCGACATAGGCGTCATCCGTACTTTCAAGGAACCGCTTGGTATCCCACCATCCGGAGCCGAACCAGGCGGCAATCGCAGTCAGTGCCAAGGCTCCGGTGATACTCAAGCGGCGTAAGGTTCGAGGCGGCCTGGCCTCTGACCTGGAATGCGCACCTTCAGCGCCTGACACAGCCTCCGCTCTCTGGCCGAGAACGGCATCACTCACAGAGAGCTCCTCCTCTGGCCACGTTTATTCGGGCCAACGTTTGGCGCATATCTGCGCCAGATTGCTTCGTCGGCAACTGGCCCAGCGGCCAAAATGCCGGCGATGTCTCACGCGCAAAAGGCTTTTATGAGGGGATCTTCGGATGGACGTTCGATCCATGGGGGCCACCCGGCTACTATCAGATCAAGAACGCTGGCTCCGGCCTTCTCGGCGCACTTCAGGAACGGCGCGACCTCGTTCCTGGCAAGCCTGTGGTGGGTTATGAGGCGAGCTTCGGCGTCGAGGACATCAGCGCGACCATCGCTGCCGTGGAAGCGGCGGGCGGCAAGATCATTATGCAGCCCTATCACATCGAGGGCGTCGGAGAATTGATTTATTTCGAGGACACCGAAGGCAATCTCGTCGGCGCGATGCAGTACGACCCCGGGGTCTTTGATTGACTGCAAGCTGTGACGGCTACGACGTCCGGACGCTGGCGGCCCGCTATCATGCAGGTACGACCCTTGCGGCGCATCATCATGCTTGGGGGCAACTCGTTTTCGCGGCCTCTGGCGTGATGCGCGTGATTGCCGATGGTGCGGCGTGGTTGATACCGCCGACGCGCGCCATCTGGCTACAAGTCGGCGTCCGTCACACCATCGCCATGCAGGGTGAGGTCGCCATGCGGACGCATTATATCAATGTGCCTCGCGCCGCATCGCTACCGTCCTCGCCTTGCGTTCTCGAAGTCGCTCCGCTGCTTCGCGAACTGATCTTCCACATCTTGGGGATCGGAATGCTGGCAACGGATCGTATCGAACATGACCAGCTTGCCGGCTTGCTCATCGACCTCATTATCGCGGCCGGGCACGAAAATCTCATGCTGCCGCTGCCGCGCGATCCTCGCGCCCTCCGAATGGCGGAGCATTGGCAACAGCACCCGGACGACAGGCACGACCTTAGTGAGCTTGCTCAGAAGACCGGGGCGAGCCTTCGCACCTTGCAACGTTTGTTTCCACGCGAAACGGGATTCACGCTTGAGGCTTGGCGACAAAAAGCGCGCTTGATCCACGCGGTTGCGCAACTAGCAGCCGGAACGAGCATGACCAATGCGGCTCTCGATTGCGGCTATCAAAGCGCTGCGGCTTTCGGAGTCGCCTTTTCTCACCAATTCGGCGTGTCCCCGGCGCGCTACATCACACGGCGATAACGACCGACCGAGCTGGTTGACAAGATCGACGAGGTTGAAGAACCGTCCCCTGGCGCGCGTGCGGATGGACGTCGAGGCGACAGCGATGCAGAGATGGGTTTTGCCGGTTCCGGTGCCGCCGATGAAAATCGCATTGGGTTTGGCGTCGAGGAAAGTACAGGTGGCGAGTTCGCGAACTTGCCCTTCATCGACCGGCGTATCAGCGAAGACAAACTTGTCGTGATCTCTAGGAACCTGGAACTTGGCTCCTGCGATGCGATAACTGATCGAGCGCGTCTGATGGTGAGTGAGTTCAGCCCGCAACAGGTAGGCGCACGTGACACCGATAGTGTCCGTACGATCTCCTTGATCGGCCGCTGCTGCTCAAAATAGGCGCGACGTATCTGGGGCCGATCAGGTCCACGCCTATCATCCCCCCAACACCCTTCCCAGCCCATCGGGGCCAAAGGGAAGAATGCCGACACAAGACGTCAGGAGGGGTTCGAATTGGACGCGAAATCACCCCTCACGGGGTCATTCTTGCGTGTGAATTTGTATCCTCGTCGCTGAGCACGCCGCGCGCATCGATGCCGAGGCAAAGGCTGCCAGTGCCGAATTACGTGCGAATTTGCACTCGGCAAAGCGCCACCAAGATCAAGCGAGATGGCGACGGTCAGGGAGGTGAAAACCACTTCCGTGAACGCCGGTGCCCGAAATATTTGCTCTCCAATCTGACCAAATGCGCCTGCTACGGGGGTAGCTATTTGATGATCTCCGCCGATCTCATCGGCTGCGACAATCGGACGAACATTCGCCGGGATCGGCTGGGAGCGCGTGCTCAACGCGCTGCGCTTTCACATGATGGACCCGGTATGGAACCCGAGTTGTTCAAGGAGTTCTGTCACGAGTTCACTCGCGAGGTGAACCGGCTGCGGATCGAGCGCGGAGCGGGTCTCACCGCCATACGAGACGAGCTTCTCCGCATCGGACGAAAACTCGGAAAGTTGCTGGCTCTATTAAGGCTAGTGGTCCGATCGAAGCCATCGTCGAGGATATGAAGCGGCTCGATGCCCGAAAGGTGGAGTTGAAGGGCCAGCTTGCGAATGCGAAAGAGCCGCCGCCTCACCCGCATCCGAACATGGCTGAGATCTACCGCCAGCGGATCGCGGCACTCTATGAGAGCCTGCAGAACGAGGATGGGAAGGCCGAGGCGGCGGAAGCCTTCTGCGCGTTGGTCGATCAGGTGACGCTTGTTCCCGACGAGGCCGAGCTAGCGATCGTGCTGCGCGGCGACCTAGCGGCGATCCTGCGGATCGCCGCAAACAAGAAAAACCCCGACGTCCTTGCGGAAGCCGGGGTTTTAGGTGCCTCGCTTTCGCAAGAATCGGTGGTTGCGGGGACAGGATTTGAACCTGTGACCTTCAGGTTATGAGATAGTCAAGGCCACTTTACTCTGCTCTACGATGTTGCCGTAAATGGCCGCCTATTGTTACATATGTATCTGAATTAACTTGATTTTTATACCCGTCCTAACCAACCTCTTCCTACGACATCAAACGCCATGACTTGCGTCGGGGCGCTTCCACGGCGCTTCCACGGAATAAGAAGGCGCCCCGCTGGGTCTGGGTGGGGATCATGCTGAAGGATGGACAGTGCAGAAACTGAAACTCACAAAACGCACAGTCGAGTCCCTCAAGGCTAATGAGAAGGACTACATAACCTTCGATTCTGAGCTACCGGGGTTCGGCGTGCGCATCATGCCCAGCGGAAAGCGCTTTTTCCTTATTCAATATCGTCGGCATGGAAGAACGCGACGGGTCATGATGGGACAATTCGGCCCGGTGACAGCCGAAAATGCTCGAAGGGAGGCGACCCGTCTCCTCGGGCAGGTACGCGGCGCCGGCGGCGATCCGGCGGCACTACGGGATGCCGAGCGCCTGGCAGCAACGGTCAAGGATCTCGGTCAGCGATTCTTGAAGCAGCATGTCGCGACCCGATGTAAACCCTCGACGCAAGGCGAATATCGCCGTTCGGTCGAGCTGTTCATAGATCCCTTCTTTGGGAATCAGCGGGTCCGTTCGGTGCAGCCAGCCGACGTCGCCGAGTTGGTGGGAGCGATGGCCCATATTCCATATCAATCCAACCGGACGCTCGGCGTTCTTTCTAAAATGATGAATCTCGCCGAGATATGGGGGATGAGGGATCGGCATACCAATCCGTGCGAGCTCATCGAGCGCTACCCAGAGCACAAGCGTGAGCGGTTCCTTTCGGGCAAAGAATTGCAGCGGCTGGGAACCGTCTTGGCCAAGGCCGAAGCCGAGCAAACGGAAAGCCGATATGCCGTGGCGGCGTTTCGGCTACTTCTTCTAACAGGATGTCGCCTGTCCGAGATTCAGAAGCTCGAATGGCGGCATGTCGACACTGAAAGCGGGGAACTGCACCTGCCCGATAGCAAGACGGGCGCCAAGACCGTCCATCTGGGAAAATCTGCTTTCGACGTTCTGCGTGACCTGCCGCGTGTGGCCGAAAACCCGTACGTCATCGTCGGCAAGCGAGAAGCATCGTATTTGACAGATCTTCAACATCCT is a window of Methylocapsa sp. D3K7 DNA encoding:
- a CDS encoding HlyD family efflux transporter periplasmic adaptor subunit, with translation MRQAAAERELARLNLSYTEVRAPVDGFIGNRSGRTGAYATAGAQILSLVPARGLWMDANFKESQIARISPSQRVQIFADVLPETSLPGMSKSWRRQLARSSVSCRQKTRPVTSPRSRSAFRFASGSMARGLSSGVYVQAFR
- a CDS encoding biotin/lipoyl-binding protein — encoded protein: MSDAVLGQRAEAVSGAEGAHSRSEARPPRTLRRLSITGALALTAIAAWFGSGWWDTKRFLESTDDAYVGADITPIAAKVPGFIENIAVADNQPVHAGDLLFRLDSRDYRTALAKAEAAVGMQEAQLANLESMRSLQDALIAEARASIEPVWLKLRGRKATRCATVNSRPPQLAPSKTSRRRMRRRRKLLPPRQRRAPSYRRHCGRSMS
- a CDS encoding site-specific integrase, producing MKQHVATRCKPSTQGEYRRSVELFIDPFFGNQRVRSVQPADVAELVGAMAHIPYQSNRTLGVLSKMMNLAEIWGMRDRHTNPCELIERYPEHKRERFLSGKELQRLGTVLAKAEAEQTESRYAVAAFRLLLLTGCRLSEIQKLEWRHVDTESGELHLPDSKTGAKTVHLGKSAFDVLRDLPRVAENPYVIVGKREASYLTDLQHPWRRMRAAAGLEGVRIHDLRHTFASGGLAVGEGLSMIGKLLGHTQIQTTARYAHLASDPMKAAANKISDRLASALSSALEDLSPKELVSEQLAESASAQFR
- a CDS encoding helix-turn-helix transcriptional regulator; the encoded protein is MTASCDGYDVRTLAARYHAGTTLAAHHHAWGQLVFAASGVMRVIADGAAWLIPPTRAIWLQVGVRHTIAMQGEVAMRTHYINVPRAASLPSSPCVLEVAPLLRELIFHILGIGMLATDRIEHDQLAGLLIDLIIAAGHENLMLPLPRDPRALRMAEHWQQHPDDRHDLSELAQKTGASLRTLQRLFPRETGFTLEAWRQKARLIHAVAQLAAGTSMTNAALDCGYQSAAAFGVAFSHQFGVSPARYITRR